Proteins encoded in a region of the Flavobacterium sp. MDT1-60 genome:
- a CDS encoding head GIN domain-containing protein: MIKIIIHITKFIIATVTALLFASCNFNNMKSIEGSGNVTTEKRIVQGDFKKVSVSNAIDVVIEQSDKTEIIVEADDNLQKEIKTTVENGTLVIRCEFTSFHNVTKKKVIVKMPVIDKLEASSASTITSTDVLRATNIKLDASSAATMNVNIESDEISLDTDSAGSITIEGKALKVKSSASSAASIEAEKLLANEIEADADSGASINIHPIVSLKAKANSGGSINYEGSPKTIEKTENSGGSISQG; encoded by the coding sequence ATGATAAAAATAATCATTCATATTACGAAATTCATTATTGCCACTGTTACCGCATTATTGTTCGCTTCATGTAATTTTAATAACATGAAATCGATTGAAGGAAGTGGAAATGTTACGACTGAAAAACGAATTGTTCAGGGAGATTTTAAAAAAGTATCAGTAAGCAATGCTATTGATGTTGTAATCGAACAATCAGATAAAACCGAGATCATTGTCGAAGCTGATGACAATTTGCAAAAAGAAATTAAAACGACTGTTGAAAACGGAACACTTGTAATTCGTTGTGAATTTACTTCTTTCCATAATGTTACTAAGAAAAAAGTAATTGTTAAGATGCCTGTTATTGACAAATTAGAAGCTTCAAGTGCTTCTACTATAACCAGCACAGATGTTCTTCGGGCTACTAACATAAAATTAGATGCCTCAAGTGCTGCTACGATGAATGTTAATATCGAATCTGATGAAATTTCTTTGGACACAGACAGTGCCGGTTCTATTACAATTGAAGGAAAAGCATTAAAAGTAAAATCTTCAGCATCAAGCGCTGCAAGTATAGAAGCTGAAAAATTATTAGCCAATGAAATTGAAGCTGATGCCGATAGCGGAGCAAGCATAAATATTCACCCAATCGTGAGTTTAAAAGCCAAAGCCAACAGTGGTGGAAGCATCAATTATGAAGGTTCTCCTAAAACAATTGAAAAAACTGAAAATTCTGGAGGAAGCATCAGTCAGGGATAA
- the dapB gene encoding 4-hydroxy-tetrahydrodipicolinate reductase, with protein MRIALLGYGKMGKVIERIALERGHEIVLKKDETNTFEGLSTADVAIDFSVPTAAVDNISNCFHANVPVVSGTTGWLEHFDEMVALCNEKQGGFISSSNFSLGVNIFFELNEYLAKIMSQFDSYKVTMEEIHHTQKLDAPSGTAISLAKGVIENSNYANWTLDEANTNEIHIEAKRIGDVPGTHTVTYNSIVDSIELKHTAHNREGFALGAVIAAEWLAGKKGIYSMKDVLNLK; from the coding sequence ATGAGAATTGCACTTTTAGGATACGGAAAAATGGGTAAAGTAATTGAACGAATTGCTTTAGAAAGAGGTCATGAAATTGTTTTAAAGAAAGATGAAACTAATACTTTTGAAGGACTTTCGACTGCTGATGTCGCAATTGATTTCAGCGTTCCTACTGCTGCCGTTGATAATATATCCAATTGTTTTCATGCCAATGTTCCTGTAGTATCCGGAACAACAGGCTGGTTAGAACATTTTGACGAAATGGTTGCGCTTTGCAACGAAAAACAAGGGGGATTCATTTCGAGTTCTAACTTTAGTTTAGGAGTGAATATTTTCTTCGAATTGAATGAATATCTGGCTAAAATTATGTCCCAATTTGATTCGTACAAAGTGACTATGGAAGAGATTCATCATACTCAAAAATTAGATGCTCCTAGTGGAACTGCAATTTCATTAGCAAAAGGTGTTATCGAAAATAGCAATTACGCAAATTGGACTTTAGACGAGGCTAACACAAACGAAATTCATATTGAAGCAAAAAGAATTGGAGACGTTCCGGGCACTCATACCGTAACTTACAATTCAATTGTAGATAGCATCGAATTAAAACATACTGCCCATAACCGTGAAGGTTTTGCTCTTGGTGCCGTAATTGCAGCTGAATGGCTTGCTGGTAAAAAGGGAATCTACAGTATGAAAGACGTTTTAAACTTAAAATAA
- a CDS encoding ParB/RepB/Spo0J family partition protein, with protein sequence MTKAIKKQALGRGLSALLKDPENDITSVEDKNADKVVGNIIELEISAIEINPFQPRSNFNEESLRELATSIKELGVIQPITVRKLEFNKYQLISGERRLRASTLVGLTHVPAYIRIANDNESLVMALVENIQRHDLDPIEIALSYQRLIDEIQLTQEQMSERVGKKRSTIANYLRLLKLDPIIQTGIRDGFISMGHGRAIINIEDLDIQTDIYQKIVSQNLSVRETETLVKNYHESLKPKPEGKAKADSSFMVKETHKNTFNDYFGAKVDIKVAGNGKGKITIPFNSQADFDRIIKLING encoded by the coding sequence ATGACAAAAGCAATTAAAAAACAAGCCTTAGGAAGAGGATTATCAGCATTATTAAAAGATCCGGAAAACGACATTACATCAGTAGAAGACAAAAATGCTGACAAAGTTGTTGGAAACATCATAGAGCTTGAAATAAGTGCTATCGAAATAAATCCGTTTCAGCCTAGAAGCAATTTTAATGAAGAATCTTTACGCGAATTAGCCACTTCTATTAAAGAACTTGGTGTGATTCAACCTATTACTGTTCGAAAATTAGAATTCAATAAATACCAGTTAATCTCTGGAGAGCGTCGTTTACGTGCTTCAACTTTAGTAGGCTTAACACATGTTCCAGCTTACATCCGTATAGCAAATGACAATGAGTCTTTGGTTATGGCTTTGGTTGAAAACATTCAGCGTCATGACTTAGATCCAATTGAGATTGCACTATCCTACCAACGTTTGATTGATGAAATTCAATTGACTCAGGAACAAATGAGTGAACGGGTTGGAAAAAAACGTTCTACAATTGCCAATTATTTACGTCTTTTAAAATTAGATCCGATTATCCAAACGGGTATTCGCGATGGTTTTATCAGCATGGGTCACGGTAGAGCGATTATTAATATTGAAGATTTAGATATACAGACGGATATCTATCAAAAAATAGTAAGTCAAAATCTATCTGTTCGTGAAACAGAGACTTTGGTGAAAAATTATCACGAAAGCCTAAAGCCAAAACCAGAAGGAAAAGCAAAAGCAGATTCTTCGTTTATGGTTAAAGAAACACATAAAAACACTTTCAATGATTATTTCGGTGCGAAAGTTGATATAAAAGTCGCTGGTAACGGAAAAGGAAAAATCACAATTCCTTTTAATTCCCAAGCTGATTTTGACAGAATTATAAAATTAATAAACGGATAG
- a CDS encoding WbqC family protein, protein MNSLLLPTYFPSISHFAVMAQSENITFEMEDNFQKQTNRNRTYIYSPNGIQLLNIPVKHSKTLHQKTRDVLIENEFDWQKQHFKSLEAGYRSSPFFEFFEDDIRPVFEKKHTFLIDLNMEVLHIVTKCLRIKLEFSKTTEYFMDAENICDFRYLANGKKDPNSFEKYPQVFDDKHGFMNNLSVLDLLFNEGKFAMDYLKTQKILRDHSNA, encoded by the coding sequence ATGAATTCGTTATTACTTCCTACTTATTTTCCTTCGATTAGCCACTTTGCAGTTATGGCTCAATCTGAAAATATTACTTTTGAAATGGAAGATAATTTTCAAAAACAAACCAACAGAAACCGTACCTATATCTATAGTCCAAACGGAATTCAGTTATTGAACATTCCTGTTAAACATTCTAAAACATTGCATCAAAAAACAAGAGATGTTTTGATTGAAAATGAATTTGACTGGCAAAAACAACATTTTAAATCTTTGGAAGCAGGTTACAGAAGTTCTCCTTTTTTTGAATTTTTTGAAGATGATATTCGACCAGTTTTCGAAAAGAAACATACTTTTTTAATAGATTTAAACATGGAAGTTTTACACATTGTTACCAAATGTTTGAGAATCAAATTAGAATTCAGCAAAACAACCGAATATTTCATGGATGCAGAAAATATCTGTGATTTCAGATATCTGGCAAATGGTAAAAAAGACCCAAATTCTTTCGAAAAATACCCACAGGTATTCGATGACAAACATGGTTTTATGAATAATCTGAGTGTTTTGGATTTACTTTTTAACGAAGGTAAATTTGCTATGGATTATTTAAAAACGCAAAAGATACTCAGAGATCATTCCAACGCATAA
- a CDS encoding ParA family protein codes for MGKIIAIANQKGGVGKTTTSVNLAASLGVLEKKVLLIDADPQANATSGLGIDVESVEIGTYQILEHSHTPKETIVKCSAPNVDVIPAHIDLVAIEIELVDKENREYMLKKALESVKDDYDFIIIDCAPSLGLLTLNALTAADSVVIPIQCEYFALEGLGKLLNTIKSIQKIHNPDLDIEGLLLTMYDSRLRLSNQVVEEVQKHFNDMVFDTVIQRNVKLSEAPSFGESIINYDATSKGAVNYINLAQEIIKKNSK; via the coding sequence ATGGGCAAAATCATTGCGATTGCTAATCAAAAAGGAGGCGTTGGAAAGACTACTACATCGGTAAATCTTGCAGCCTCACTAGGTGTTTTAGAAAAAAAAGTATTATTGATTGATGCTGATCCTCAAGCAAATGCCACGTCCGGCCTTGGGATTGATGTAGAATCAGTAGAAATTGGTACCTACCAAATACTTGAACATAGCCACACCCCAAAAGAAACCATCGTGAAATGTTCAGCTCCAAATGTTGATGTGATCCCTGCTCATATTGACCTTGTGGCCATCGAAATCGAATTGGTTGACAAAGAAAACAGAGAATACATGCTTAAAAAGGCATTAGAAAGTGTAAAAGACGACTATGATTTTATTATTATTGACTGTGCACCTTCTTTAGGTTTATTAACCCTGAATGCTTTAACAGCTGCAGATTCAGTAGTTATTCCAATTCAATGTGAATATTTCGCACTTGAAGGATTAGGAAAATTATTGAACACTATAAAAAGTATTCAAAAAATACACAACCCGGATCTTGATATCGAAGGATTGCTCCTTACAATGTATGACTCAAGATTACGTTTATCTAATCAGGTGGTTGAAGAAGTTCAAAAACACTTTAATGATATGGTTTTTGACACCGTTATTCAGCGAAATGTAAAATTAAGTGAAGCGCCAAGTTTTGGAGAAAGCATCATTAACTATGACGCAACCAGCAAGGGAGCTGTTAATTACATTAATTTAGCTCAGGAAATTATAAAGAAAAACAGCAAATAG
- a CDS encoding GIN domain-containing protein, producing the protein MKKSTALLLLLLLVTTVTFAQKREKIKGTKVVTTSIKESGNFDALEVDDNIEVYLERGEKNEIKIEADDNLHDIIGMDLRDKTLRLYTAKESTIFKKLAVHVTYTNTFNKVITKNEAVVYAIQELQLDDITFNSFDFSKLFLNVNAKKFSLIADDKSKSEINLKADEAALQLSKSSTIKSLVSATKFKCDLYQKANATLEGIAEKATIRLDNNSTFTGTKFTLKDANITAEGYSVGSILAETTLTLAAGDKTEVSLFGSPVITLTRFSEEAKLIKKIK; encoded by the coding sequence ATGAAAAAAAGTACAGCCCTACTCCTATTATTATTATTAGTCACTACAGTAACTTTTGCCCAAAAAAGAGAAAAGATAAAAGGAACTAAAGTCGTTACGACTTCAATAAAAGAATCAGGAAATTTTGACGCTCTTGAAGTTGATGACAATATTGAAGTTTATTTAGAACGTGGAGAAAAAAACGAAATTAAAATTGAAGCCGATGATAATTTGCATGATATTATCGGAATGGATTTAAGAGACAAAACTCTTCGCTTATATACCGCAAAAGAAAGTACTATTTTCAAAAAACTTGCTGTACATGTTACGTACACAAATACTTTTAATAAAGTTATTACAAAAAACGAAGCCGTTGTTTATGCAATTCAGGAACTTCAGTTGGATGATATTACTTTTAATAGTTTCGATTTTTCAAAATTATTTTTAAATGTAAATGCTAAAAAATTCAGTTTAATTGCTGATGATAAATCAAAATCAGAAATAAACTTAAAAGCAGACGAAGCTGCACTTCAATTGAGCAAAAGCTCCACTATAAAATCTTTGGTATCAGCAACTAAATTCAAATGTGATTTATATCAAAAAGCCAATGCAACCCTTGAAGGAATCGCAGAAAAAGCAACTATTCGTTTAGATAATAATTCGACTTTCACCGGAACTAAATTTACTTTGAAAGATGCCAATATTACTGCTGAAGGATATTCAGTAGGAAGTATTTTAGCAGAAACAACACTAACATTAGCAGCAGGAGACAAAACAGAAGTTTCACTTTTTGGAAGCCCTGTCATCACGCTTACTCGTTTTTCTGAAGAAGCAAAATTGATAAAAAAAATAAAATAG
- the trxB gene encoding thioredoxin-disulfide reductase, which translates to MSDTIEKIKCLIIGSGPAGYTAAIYAARANMNPVLYQGMQPGGQLTTTNEVENFPGYVDGVTGPEMMIQLQDQAKRFGADIRDGWATKVDFSGDIHKVWINDSIELHCETVIISTGASAKYLGLPSEQHYLNMGGGVSACAVCDGFFYRNQEVVIVGAGDSACEEAHYLSKLCKKVTMLVRSEKFRASKIMEERVRKTENIEILMNHDTLEVLGDNNVVHAIKALNKTTGEVIEIPATGFFVAIGHKPNTDIFKDYITLDETGYIINTPGTSKTNVDGVFVAGDAADHVYRQAITAAGTGCMAALDAERYLASKE; encoded by the coding sequence ATGTCAGATACAATCGAAAAAATTAAATGCCTTATTATAGGTTCTGGTCCTGCAGGTTATACTGCTGCAATTTATGCTGCCAGAGCAAATATGAATCCGGTTTTATATCAGGGAATGCAGCCAGGCGGTCAGTTGACAACTACAAATGAAGTAGAAAACTTTCCAGGTTATGTTGATGGAGTAACAGGACCAGAAATGATGATTCAGTTACAAGATCAGGCAAAACGTTTTGGTGCAGATATTCGTGATGGCTGGGCTACTAAAGTTGATTTTTCAGGAGATATTCATAAAGTTTGGATTAATGATAGCATCGAATTGCACTGTGAAACCGTTATTATTTCAACAGGTGCTTCGGCTAAATATTTGGGGCTACCATCAGAGCAACATTATCTAAATATGGGTGGAGGAGTTTCTGCCTGTGCTGTTTGCGATGGATTTTTCTACCGTAACCAGGAAGTTGTAATCGTTGGGGCAGGAGATTCTGCTTGTGAAGAAGCGCATTACTTATCTAAACTTTGTAAAAAAGTAACGATGTTGGTGAGAAGCGAAAAATTCAGAGCTTCAAAAATTATGGAAGAACGCGTTCGAAAAACAGAGAATATCGAGATTTTAATGAACCATGATACTCTTGAAGTTTTAGGAGATAATAATGTTGTTCATGCTATAAAAGCTTTGAATAAAACTACTGGTGAAGTTATTGAAATTCCTGCAACAGGATTTTTCGTAGCAATTGGTCACAAACCAAATACAGATATTTTTAAAGATTACATCACTCTTGATGAGACAGGTTATATTATCAATACTCCGGGAACATCTAAAACAAATGTTGACGGTGTTTTTGTAGCTGGAGATGCTGCCGATCACGTTTACCGTCAGGCAATTACTGCTGCCGGAACAGGTTGTATGGCTGCTCTTGATGCAGAAAGATATTTAGCGTCTAAGGAGTAA
- a CDS encoding septal ring lytic transglycosylase RlpA family protein, translating to MKKIALYIILFISTFAFAQKKSASKESKGKSEKYILYKTHAHASYYNDKFNGKRTASGRRFNNNKLTAAHKKFAFGTKLKITNERNNKSVIVEVTDRGPFSKKREIDLTKRAFMKIASNKRSGSMNVKIELLKN from the coding sequence ATGAAAAAAATAGCACTCTATATAATTTTATTTATTTCCACGTTCGCTTTTGCACAAAAAAAATCAGCTTCTAAAGAATCTAAAGGAAAATCTGAAAAATACATCTTATACAAGACTCATGCACATGCCTCTTATTACAATGATAAATTTAACGGAAAAAGAACTGCAAGTGGAAGACGATTCAATAACAATAAATTAACTGCTGCTCATAAAAAATTTGCTTTTGGCACAAAACTAAAAATCACAAACGAACGAAATAATAAATCTGTTATTGTAGAGGTTACCGACAGAGGACCTTTTAGCAAAAAAAGAGAAATTGATCTTACAAAAAGAGCTTTTATGAAAATTGCCTCAAACAAAAGAAGTGGCTCAATGAATGTAAAAATTGAACTTTTAAAAAATTAA
- a CDS encoding DUF5683 domain-containing protein: MNKIVPISLLFFLIGTVSLFAQAKKDTVLVVKDTTKLQEIDPLTPAKAAFYSAILPGLGQAYNKKYWKIPLVYGAIGTSLYFYIDNNKKYHDYRDAYKRRLEGYNDDDYQFLDESRLIAGQKFYQRNRDLSALFVVGFYVLNIIDANVDAALIQFNVNERLSVRPEIYPADVTFKPNVGLTFNYHF; the protein is encoded by the coding sequence GTGAATAAAATTGTCCCCATCAGTCTATTGTTCTTTCTTATAGGAACCGTTTCTCTTTTTGCCCAGGCAAAAAAAGACACGGTTTTGGTTGTTAAAGACACTACTAAGTTACAGGAAATAGACCCGCTTACTCCAGCAAAAGCAGCCTTTTACTCGGCAATTTTACCAGGTTTAGGTCAGGCATACAACAAAAAATACTGGAAAATACCATTAGTTTACGGAGCAATTGGCACCAGTTTATATTTTTATATTGATAATAATAAAAAATACCACGATTATCGTGACGCCTACAAACGAAGACTTGAAGGCTACAACGATGATGATTATCAATTTTTAGATGAGAGCAGACTTATTGCCGGGCAAAAATTCTATCAACGAAACAGGGATTTATCTGCATTGTTTGTTGTAGGTTTTTATGTTTTAAACATTATTGATGCCAATGTCGATGCCGCTTTAATTCAATTTAACGTAAACGAAAGACTATCAGTACGTCCGGAAATTTATCCGGCTGATGTAACTTTTAAACCAAACGTTGGACTAACTTTTAATTACCACTTTTAA
- the lepB gene encoding signal peptidase I, with the protein MTLYLWFVFFLAVQIIHFMGTWKLYQAASRKSWEAAIPVFNSIILMKIIGRPTWWTILLFIPIINLIMFPVVWVETLRTFGKKSTLDTFFGIFTLGFYIYYVNYTQKLEYNANRSLTPENKTADTISSLLFAIIVATLVHTYVVQPYTIPTSSLEKSLLIGDFLFVSKLNYGPRVPMTTVALPMVHDSIPLTKRKSYLSWPQLPYFRLPAFEKIKRTDIVVFNWPVDTVHYFYEPKGRPGVIKPIDKRSNYVKRCVGIPGDSLSIKDGYVYINGKKLILPERAKPQYSYKIALDEKTPIDLEALLKELNVNLVDVRGFRDPAKRDTLYIGALTEANAERMKSIPGITGVVREIATGNDDRIFPHINKWNEDNYGPIYIPEAGKTVALTNESLPFYKEIITNYEGNTLQIDGSHFIINGKQTNTYTFKQNYYWMMGDNRHNSEDSRYWGYVPENHIVGKPVFIWLSWDTNGKGINKIRWDRVFTTVDGEGQPQSYFKYFLMVLAAYFVGEYFWRKRKENKA; encoded by the coding sequence ATGACTCTATATCTTTGGTTTGTTTTTTTCTTAGCGGTTCAAATCATTCATTTTATGGGAACCTGGAAATTGTATCAGGCTGCTAGCCGAAAAAGTTGGGAAGCTGCAATTCCTGTTTTCAATTCTATAATCCTAATGAAGATTATTGGTAGACCAACCTGGTGGACAATATTGCTTTTCATTCCGATTATAAACCTGATTATGTTTCCAGTTGTTTGGGTAGAGACACTAAGAACGTTTGGTAAAAAATCAACTTTAGATACTTTTTTTGGAATTTTCACCCTTGGCTTCTATATCTATTATGTAAACTATACTCAGAAATTAGAATACAACGCCAACAGATCATTAACTCCTGAAAACAAAACTGCTGATACAATAAGTTCACTTCTTTTTGCTATAATCGTAGCGACACTGGTGCACACTTATGTAGTACAACCTTATACAATTCCAACTTCTTCATTAGAAAAATCTTTATTAATTGGAGACTTTTTATTCGTAAGCAAACTAAACTACGGGCCAAGAGTTCCAATGACTACAGTTGCATTACCAATGGTTCATGATTCTATACCATTAACAAAAAGAAAATCATACTTAAGCTGGCCACAATTACCCTATTTTAGATTACCTGCTTTCGAAAAAATAAAGCGAACCGATATTGTCGTTTTTAACTGGCCCGTTGATACGGTACATTATTTTTACGAGCCAAAAGGACGACCAGGCGTAATAAAACCAATTGACAAAAGATCAAATTATGTTAAGAGATGTGTTGGTATTCCCGGAGATAGCTTATCTATAAAAGATGGTTATGTTTATATCAACGGAAAAAAATTAATTTTACCAGAAAGAGCAAAACCGCAATATTCATACAAAATAGCATTAGACGAAAAAACTCCAATTGATTTAGAAGCTCTTTTAAAAGAATTGAATGTTAATCTTGTCGATGTAAGAGGGTTTAGAGATCCGGCTAAAAGAGACACACTGTATATTGGCGCCTTAACAGAAGCTAATGCAGAACGAATGAAAAGCATTCCTGGTATTACTGGCGTAGTACGCGAAATTGCAACTGGAAATGATGATAGGATCTTCCCTCACATCAATAAATGGAACGAAGACAATTACGGCCCAATCTATATTCCGGAAGCAGGAAAAACGGTTGCTCTAACAAACGAATCATTACCATTTTACAAAGAAATTATTACAAATTATGAAGGTAATACTTTGCAAATAGACGGTTCTCATTTTATTATTAACGGAAAACAAACTAACACCTATACATTCAAGCAAAATTATTACTGGATGATGGGAGACAATCGCCATAATTCTGAAGACAGTCGCTACTGGGGTTATGTACCTGAAAATCACATTGTAGGAAAACCAGTTTTTATCTGGTTAAGCTGGGACACTAACGGAAAAGGAATCAATAAAATTCGTTGGGACAGAGTTTTTACAACAGTTGATGGTGAAGGACAGCCACAATCTTACTTCAAATATTTCTTAATGGTACTTGCTGCCTATTTTGTTGGAGAGTATTTCTGGAGAAAGAGAAAAGAAAATAAAGCATAA
- a CDS encoding DPP IV N-terminal domain-containing protein has translation MIKKRFLLLLFICSSIFAQKDIDINELKWLPNSHSFWVNSAANIVVYDVDKLDQKTTVLTDKQLKNAGFDGEVEDLVWNQNKTKVLVYTNSKKVWRANTKGDYWFFDLATGNGRKLGGNLEPSSLMFAKFSNDNENVAYVSKHNIYLENLVSGKITPLTTDGTDKVINGTFDWVYEEELAARDGFRWSLDGKSIAYWRVDASETKFHLMINNTDALYPFVVPVEYPKAGEKPSSVKIGVIDIASLKTNWLDIPGEPDNNYLVRMEWIAKEEVMVVQLNRYQNQASVYNCNAQSGKANLIYQEKSPEWIDVFDISSGVYDGFPCQFVDDGKSFLWSSDADGWMHIYKISKDGKKKELVTTGKFDAYFKAYNDKTKSIYYISSPADATQRYLYETNLKSGKTKRITPEVFEGTNEYEFSTDGSYAKHTNSNINRNLNSRLVSLSDHKKIVPKETDVFTAPAHQFSLEKFKITTGDGIEMDGVMAKPLDFDPAKKYPLFFYVYGEPMATVANDIPYFNGFIDMLIPRGYIGIALDNRGTPSLKGTKWRKSIYKNIGIINTRDQAMAAKEILKWNFIDKDRVAVHGWSGGGAVTLNLMFQYPEIYKTGVAISAVTDQHFYDNIYTERYMGLPNENEAAYIQASPVTHAKNLKGNLLYIHGTGDDNVHYKNAEVLINELIKYDKVFNLMIYPNRSHSIYEGEGTQQHLINTFIKFVEEKCPPGAK, from the coding sequence TTAATGAATTAAAATGGCTGCCAAATTCGCATTCATTTTGGGTAAACTCGGCAGCTAATATTGTTGTTTATGATGTTGATAAATTAGATCAGAAGACTACAGTTTTAACAGACAAACAATTAAAAAATGCCGGTTTTGATGGAGAAGTAGAAGATTTGGTCTGGAATCAAAATAAAACAAAAGTATTGGTTTATACCAATTCAAAAAAAGTGTGGAGAGCTAATACCAAAGGTGATTACTGGTTTTTTGATTTGGCAACAGGAAACGGAAGAAAGTTAGGGGGTAATTTAGAACCGTCATCTTTAATGTTTGCTAAATTCTCTAATGATAATGAAAATGTTGCTTATGTTTCGAAACACAATATTTATCTTGAAAATTTGGTTTCTGGGAAAATAACGCCTTTAACAACTGATGGAACAGATAAAGTTATTAATGGAACGTTTGACTGGGTGTATGAAGAAGAACTTGCTGCCAGAGATGGCTTCCGCTGGAGTCTTGATGGAAAAAGTATTGCGTACTGGAGAGTTGATGCTTCAGAAACGAAATTTCATTTAATGATCAATAACACGGATGCTTTATATCCGTTTGTAGTTCCGGTCGAATATCCTAAAGCGGGTGAAAAACCTTCTTCTGTAAAAATTGGAGTTATTGATATTGCTTCTTTAAAAACAAATTGGCTGGATATTCCGGGTGAGCCAGATAATAATTATTTGGTTCGTATGGAATGGATTGCAAAAGAAGAAGTAATGGTGGTTCAGCTTAATAGATATCAAAATCAGGCTTCCGTTTATAATTGCAATGCACAATCAGGAAAAGCAAATTTAATCTATCAGGAAAAATCACCTGAGTGGATTGATGTTTTTGATATTTCTTCAGGAGTATATGATGGCTTTCCATGTCAATTTGTAGATGATGGAAAATCTTTTTTATGGAGTTCTGATGCTGATGGCTGGATGCATATTTATAAAATCAGTAAAGATGGAAAAAAGAAAGAGTTAGTTACGACCGGTAAATTTGATGCTTATTTTAAGGCGTATAATGACAAGACAAAATCAATTTATTACATTTCAAGCCCTGCAGATGCGACTCAGCGCTATTTGTACGAAACTAATTTAAAATCCGGAAAAACAAAAAGAATCACTCCGGAAGTATTTGAAGGAACAAATGAATATGAATTCTCTACAGATGGATCATATGCAAAACATACCAATTCTAACATCAATCGTAATCTAAATTCGAGATTAGTTTCGCTTTCTGATCATAAAAAAATAGTACCAAAAGAGACAGATGTTTTTACAGCTCCGGCACATCAGTTTTCTTTGGAAAAGTTTAAAATTACGACTGGTGACGGTATCGAAATGGATGGTGTAATGGCAAAACCTCTTGATTTTGATCCGGCAAAAAAATATCCACTGTTCTTTTATGTTTATGGAGAGCCAATGGCTACTGTAGCGAATGATATACCTTATTTTAATGGATTTATAGACATGTTGATTCCAAGAGGCTATATCGGAATTGCATTGGACAACAGAGGAACTCCATCCCTGAAAGGAACAAAATGGAGAAAATCTATTTATAAAAACATCGGAATTATCAACACCCGTGACCAGGCAATGGCTGCAAAAGAAATTTTGAAGTGGAATTTTATTGATAAGGATAGAGTGGCCGTTCACGGATGGAGTGGCGGTGGGGCTGTTACATTAAATTTGATGTTTCAATACCCTGAAATATACAAAACAGGAGTAGCAATTTCTGCGGTGACAGATCAGCATTTTTATGATAATATATATACAGAACGTTATATGGGCTTGCCAAATGAAAACGAAGCGGCTTATATCCAGGCTTCACCAGTGACTCATGCAAAAAACTTGAAAGGAAATTTACTTTATATTCACGGAACAGGTGATGATAATGTACATTATAAAAATGCTGAAGTTTTGATAAATGAATTAATTAAATATGATAAAGTTTTCAATTTAATGATCTATCCTAATCGTTCTCATTCTATCTATGAAGGTGAGGGTACCCAACAACATTTAATAAACACTTTTATCAAATTTGTGGAAGAAAAATGCCCTCCTGGTGCAAAATAA